From a single Pirellulales bacterium genomic region:
- a CDS encoding slipin family protein, which translates to MFIIKTVKIRDYEVGLYFRDGEFKRLLDRGRHWFFDPLGKVKVDVASLREPWFVHEKLDVIVKSGALKDRAVVLDLKDFERALVWIEGRFSHILPPGLYAYWTAFKDVKVELIDARSVRFEHQDLPVITRSAGAERVLEVATVEPYRQGVLTVDGDYVATLSPGRYAFWKNMAQVKCVQEDMREAMFDVSGQDIMTADKVTLRMNAVVTYRVVDARAAVSTAEDAKQALYREAQLALRAVVGGRELDSFLTDKDAVATELAEIVRPRAKTLGLELISVGIRDVILPGEMKELMNKVTEAKKAAEANLIVRREETAAMRSQANTARLLADNPTLMRLRELEVLEKVATSAKLNVVLGEKGLADRVVNLL; encoded by the coding sequence ATGTTCATCATCAAGACCGTCAAGATTCGCGACTACGAAGTGGGCCTGTACTTCCGGGACGGCGAGTTCAAACGCCTGCTCGATCGCGGCCGGCACTGGTTCTTCGATCCGTTGGGCAAGGTCAAGGTCGACGTGGCGTCGCTGCGCGAGCCGTGGTTCGTGCACGAGAAGCTCGACGTGATCGTGAAGTCGGGTGCGCTCAAGGACCGCGCCGTGGTGCTGGACCTGAAGGACTTTGAACGGGCCCTGGTCTGGATCGAAGGCCGGTTCAGCCACATCCTGCCGCCGGGCCTGTATGCCTACTGGACGGCGTTCAAGGACGTGAAGGTCGAGCTGATCGACGCGCGGAGTGTGCGCTTCGAGCACCAGGACCTGCCGGTCATCACACGCTCGGCAGGGGCCGAACGCGTGTTGGAGGTGGCCACGGTCGAGCCGTATCGCCAGGGCGTGCTGACGGTCGACGGCGACTATGTCGCCACGCTGTCGCCGGGCCGCTACGCCTTCTGGAAGAACATGGCGCAAGTCAAGTGCGTTCAGGAGGACATGCGCGAGGCGATGTTCGACGTCAGTGGCCAGGACATCATGACGGCCGACAAGGTCACGCTGCGGATGAATGCCGTGGTGACCTACCGCGTCGTCGATGCCCGGGCCGCGGTCAGTACGGCCGAAGACGCCAAGCAGGCCCTGTATCGCGAGGCGCAGCTCGCCCTGCGCGCCGTGGTCGGCGGTCGCGAGCTCGACTCGTTTCTGACGGACAAGGATGCGGTCGCCACGGAACTGGCCGAGATTGTCCGGCCGCGCGCCAAGACGCTTGGCCTGGAGCTGATTTCGGTCGGCATCCGCGACGTGATCCTGCCGGGCGAAATGAAGGAACTGATGAACAAGGTCACGGAGGCGAAGAAAGCGGCCGAGGCCAACCTCATCGTCCGCCGCGAAGAAACGGCCGCCATGCGCAGCCAGGCCAACACGGCCCGGCTGCTCGCGGACAACCCGACGCTCATGCGCCTGCGCGAGCTGGAAGTCCTCGAAAAGGTGGCCACGAGCGCCAAGCTCAACGTCGTGTTGGGCGAGAAGGGCCTGGCCGACCGCGTGGTCAACTTGCTGTAG